In a genomic window of Oncorhynchus keta strain PuntledgeMale-10-30-2019 chromosome 28, Oket_V2, whole genome shotgun sequence:
- the LOC118381086 gene encoding rho-related GTP-binding protein RhoA-A-like, which yields MHELPWVELALWDTAGQEDYDRLRPLSYPDTDVILMCFSVDSPDSLENIPEKWTPEVKHFCPNVPIILVGNKKDLRNDEHTRRELAKMKQEPVKSEEGRDMANRIGAYGCQECSAKTKDGVREVFEMATRAALQAKRRGNKNACMLL from the exons ATGCACGAACTGCCCTGG gtggAGTTAGCATTATGGGACACAGCAGGACAGGAGGACTATGACAGACTGAGACCTCTCTCCTACCCCGACACTGACGTTATACTCATGTGCTTCTCTGTAGACAGCCCAGATAGTTTAG agaaCATTCCAGAGAAGTGGACTCCGGAGGTGAAACACTTCTGTCCTAATGTTCCCATCATCCTCGTGGGCAACAAGAAGGACCTGAGGAACGACGAACACACACGCAGGGagctggccaagatgaagcag GAGCCAGTGAAGTCGGAGGAGGGCAGAGACATGGCTAACAGGATCGGTGCCTACGGCTGTCAGGAGTGCTCAGCTAAGACCAAGGACGGAGTCAGGGAGGTGTTTGAGATGGCCACCAGGGCGGCGCTACAGGCCAAGAGACGTGGAAATAAGAACGCCTGCATGCTGTTATAG